Within Camelina sativa cultivar DH55 unplaced genomic scaffold, Cs unpScaffold02301, whole genome shotgun sequence, the genomic segment GGGAGATTGGACAAAAGCTTCTTGGAAATGCTTTCTTAAGACATTCATAAGGTTCATCATACGCctgttatgtttcttttctgCTAATTACTTTCTAATGCCCCAAAACTGAGAAAGCTTCCACTCTAACTCTAAAAGTTGCTCAAGTGGTGAAAAGGAACTCGTTATGAAGATATTGAATGGGAGGACAAAGCTACCAAAGCTCGTTTCTTACCTTCATGGGTACATCTGTTTTAGTCTCTCTTCTATTCTTATGCtgttttaatgtaatttttgttttggtttgtgaactgtttcattttttcttctctgtacTCTTATAAGGCAACAATCGAAGGACTAAAAGTAGAAGAAGTAATATTGAGATCGTCTGCAGGTGGAgtagatttcttttttcttctcttcactcACGTGATGAATCAATCACAAAGATCAAATCAGACCTTTAAATTAAAACTACCAAAagactaaaaactaaaaaaataaagagaaaaaattccattattatttgaaaaaaaaaaaaaaaatcaggtgtGTCAGAAGAAGGAACATCAAAGATCGTCTGCGAAGTAAGGATGTAGAAAAGCACTGTTCATTTGCCAGACCGTAAACGACGCCGTAACGGACGCATCAATAGCGTTATTGAACAAGAAGAGTTTTGTAGCTCCATAGATGGCTTTTGTCGGATATGCTCTTGAGGTAATACATGTTCTTCCACCTTGTCCGAATCCTTCTATCATCGAATGATccacctaattaattaaaaaaaattgaaaaattaataactaCACATCTAAATTGAATTCTTGTTTTATTGTAATGGAAGCTATTAtatggaaactaaaaaaaaattaccaagatTCTCATGGTCAATTTCTCTCCTTTTAGGACGGGTACTAAACTCCCATAGATCGATGTCACTACATCGTTTGCCATGGTCGACCTATcaaaagagattttgattaGCTAACCACTAACCAATATTCTCTCATAA encodes:
- the LOC104774295 gene encoding acid beta-fructofuranosidase 3, vacuolar-like, which codes for MANDVVTSIYGSLVPVLKGEKLTMRILVDHSMIEGFGQGGRTCITSRAYPTKAIYGATKLFLFNNAIDASVTASFTVWQMNSAFLHPYFADDL